A part of Leishmania panamensis strain MHOM/PA/94/PSC-1 chromosome 34 sequence genomic DNA contains:
- a CDS encoding hypothetical protein (TriTrypDB/GeneDB-style sysID: LpmP.34.0120), producing the protein MLRRSLLRCQVNRAPARPGPTLYGWGRTEQKRRLEYEATESKYHKRDFNKCWDVAGVEQRYSDFMQVRTYFSIGSRWGTWLYNMIQFYVLSMFPIFAFMHFLHKGIEAYDDSIRRAAWW; encoded by the coding sequence atgctgcgccgctcgctGCTTCGTTGTCAGGTGAACCGTGCTCCAGCTCGACCAGGTCCCACGCTGTACGGCTGGGGCCGCAcggagcagaagcgccgcCTTGAGTACGAAGCGACGGAGTCCAAGTATCACAAACGCGATTTCAACAAGTGTTGGGATGTCGCCGGTGTCGAGCAGCGCTACTCAGACTTCATGCAGGTTCGTACCTACTTCTCCATCGGCTCTCGCTGGGGCACCTGGCTGTACAACATGATCCAGTTCTACGTGCTGTCCATGTTCCCCATCTTTGCCTTTATGCACTTCCTCCATAAGGGCATCGAGGCCTACGATGACAGCATTCGCAGGGCAGCCTGGTGGTAA
- a CDS encoding hypothetical protein (TriTrypDB/GeneDB-style sysID: LpmP.34.0100), whose product MFVVDWIAAGVVAILVLFLAVYIVFRYSAEEEDGDAWLPRVLVIVTLCVACYVVLLLPLEVALTGDRPSLDFSWAWKGMLVSAYSLLFVGGPFTFVFYESWSPTQNSVWTQVRLSLAVVVGVNVAFAAAFGALWLWGVHHDPKDDILTRVPPFVYFVVTISSFGWCFFFIFAGVGLAAVPLRAVAAFVNRPHPIKKAEYELARVKLRMKVQSLLDAGRRLDAQVGTGRPNHKQRQQMLLFRRSVRDVERQSERNEAAYHLSGAYILRCYMEAALGVVNGVVTVLWILHIFLSSTLNVFPLMDRMVCFLNRLLPMLATLIYAYCAMYLMWCTIVGCRSVSRRMLILPVYPLRVRGTMLNALLFNSLLLLCSAFAVLHLCAVSFSTYAASTFMHNVFVVTLPQMFGAKYVSQGLQYALLAVFVLSVPWLTVFPRRMTDAVSDEDEDQDDGLV is encoded by the coding sequence ATGTTTGTTGTGGACTGGATTGCTGCTGGGGTCGTTGCCATACTggttctcttcctcgccgtGTACATCGTTTTTAGAtacagcgcagaggaggaggacggcgatgCGTGGCTCCCACGAGTACTCGTGATAGTGACACTCTGTGTGGCTTGCTACGTAGTGCTTCTGCTACCCTTGGAGGTGGCACTGACAGGCGATAGACCGTCACTCGACTTTTCCTGGGCCTGGAAGGGGATGCTGGTTTCTGCGTACTCTCTTTTGTTTGTGGGCGGGCCGTTCACGTTTGTGTTCTACGAAAGCTGGTCTCCGACGCAGAACAGCGTTTGGACGCAGGTGCGCCTGTCTCtggcggtagtggtgggCGTAAATGTAGCATTTGCGGCTGCCTTTGGCGCGTTATGGTTGTGGGGTGTTCACCACGACCCAAAGGACGATATCCTTACGCGTGTACCGCCGTTCGTATACTTTGTCGTCACCATCTCTTCATTTGGCTGGTGCTTCTTTTTCATTTTCGCCGGGGTGggcctcgctgctgtgccgctcCGTGCCGTTGCCGCCTTTGTCAACCGCCCGCACCCGATTAAGAAGGCAGAGTACGAGCTGGCTCGTGTCAAGCTGAGGATGAAGGTTCAGAGCCTTCTCGACGCAGGGCGACGTCTTGATGCGCAAGTCGGAACCGGCCGCCCCAATCACaaacagcgccagcagaTGCTTCTCTTCAGGCGCAGCGTGCGCGACGTGGAACGGCAGAGCGAGCGCAACGAAGCGGCGTACCATCTCTCCGGCGCATACATACTTCGCTGCTACATGGAGGCCGCGTTGGGTGTCGTCAATGGTGTCGTAACTGTACTATGGATCCTTCACATTTTTTTGTCTAGCACACTGAATGTGTTCCCGCTGATGGACCGCATGGTTTGCTTCTTGAATCGACTCCTTCCTATGCTGGCCACGCTGATCTACGCCTATTGCGCCATGTACCTCATGTGGTGTACCATTGTCGGCTGTCGCTCAGTGAGTAGGCGTATGCTTATTCTCCCTGTATACCCTTTGAGGGTTCGTGGAACCATGCTCAATGCGCTCTTGTTCAATTCACTGTTGCTCCTCTGCTCCGCGTTCGCCGTGCTACACCTGTGTGCTGTCAGCTTTTCCACTTACGCGGCATCTACCTTTATGCACAATGTCTTTGTTGTCACTCTTCCTCAGATGTTTGGGGCCAAGTACGTCTCCCAAGGCCTTCAATATGCATTACTTGCCGTTTTTGTGCTTTCCGTTCCGTGGCTTACAGTGTTTCCGCGGCGTATGACCGATGCGGTGagtgacgaggacgaggaccaGGACGATGGACTCGTCTAG
- the ARL2 gene encoding ADP-ribosylation factor-like 2, arl2, putative (TriTrypDB/GeneDB-style sysID: LpmP.34.0110): MGLLSIIKKTKRKEREMRILMLGLDNAGKTTCVKKLCGRDTSSISPTLGFQITVLTFRGCTLNVWDVGGQQSLRSYWRNYFESTDALVWVVDSNDVERLLVCKEELHHLLQEERLAGASLLVFLNKIDIPTALSPQEIARLLDLDTIRQGKRHFHLCACSAKTGEGLLDGISWMVEDVSARMYFSS, from the coding sequence ATGGGTCTTCTTTCTATCATCAAGAAGACAAAGCGTAAGGAGCGCGAAATGCGCATCCTTATGCTAGGCCTGGACAACGCCGGCAAAACTACGTGCGTCAAAAAGCTCTGCGGCAGAGACACGAGCTCGATTAGCCCTACCCTGGGGTTTCAGATAACTGTGCTGACGTTCCGCGGGTGCACTCTGAACGTGTGGGATGTAGGTGGGCAGCAAAGCCTACGCAGCTACTGGCGTAACTACTTTGAAAGCACAGATGCTCTTGTGTGGGTGGTCGACAGCAATGACGTGGAACGTCTGCTAGTGTGCAAAGAGGAGCTACATCACctcctgcaggaggagcgactAGCAGGAGCAAGTCTGCTCGTCTTCCTCAACAAGATCGACATCCCCACTGCGTTATCGCCACAGGAAATTGCTCGCCTGCTTGATCTAGACACGATTCGACAAGGCAAGCGCCACTTCcacctctgtgcgtgcagtgCCAAAACTGGTGAGGGTTTGCTCGACGGTATTTCGTGGATGGTGGAAGACGTGTCAGCGCGTATGTACTTCTCAAGTTAG